The genomic region TAACTCCGCAAAGCTCCACGGTTCAACCGACTATCGATTCCGTTGATACCTCTGCAAGTCAGTGACAACCTTATCGACTACGAATTCACGTAGCTCTTCATCGGCGGCGAGCAGATTCTCGGCTTTGAGCACGACAATATCCATGGTTTTACGGAGTTCTTGATGCTCCACCCAAAACATCTGCGGCAGAGAAAGGACGTTTCCCAAAAGATCGCCGGCATAGTAGTCGCCTTCGGCAAATGGCTCATCAATCAGCAGCATCAACGCCAAGGGAACAAGATAATCCAGGCTGATCTTCTGTCCGATCAAAACGCGCAAGTTTTCAACGGTGAAATCCTTCAAAGGCACCGTACGCAAGCGATGGCATTCCGTCACAAGATGGCTTGGGTAAGTCGGCTCTCCCCAAACTGTACCATCCAAATCTTGTAATGTCGAATTGAGAAACATAGGATTTACCGGATTCCGCGCAGCAGCCCGTCGATTTCAGCATTTCAGGCATCATGCCATGAA from Capsulimonas corticalis harbors:
- a CDS encoding contact-dependent growth inhibition system immunity protein, coding for MFLNSTLQDLDGTVWGEPTYPSHLVTECHRLRTVPLKDFTVENLRVLIGQKISLDYLVPLALMLLIDEPFAEGDYYAGDLLGNVLSLPQMFWVEHQELRKTMDIVVLKAENLLAADEELREFVVDKVVTDLQRYQRNR